The Flavobacteriales bacterium genome includes the window TACCTTTGTCTCTTCTAGTTTTCGATGTTTTTCTCTTAGGATGTGCCATTTTATTTTATTTTTCTAATTGTTGTTAATGTTTTTTAATGCTGACCAACGTGGGTCTATCTCTTCTGTTTTATTTACTTCTAGTTCGTTTAATCGTTTTATTGTTTCAGCGTTACAATCTGCTTCTTTATGTACTCTTCTGAAAGGTATGTTTAATTCAATAAACTCATAAATATAATGTGCTACGTTTATCTCATGTTCGCTTTCGGCTAATATTAAAATATCGTCAACTTCGTTATGTGAAGTATCACCGAATTTAACAATTAATTTGTCTTCACCTTTAATGGGCATCTTTAAATCTTCAAGACACCTATCGCATGGTACAATTATTTCGCCTTTAAACGAAAAATTTAGTAGCATCATGGTAGATTGTTTGATAAATTCTAATTCCACCTTAAAGTTGGAATCAATAAAATCATCACAATCTAATTGTTCAAAGAACTTGTTGTCTACACTGAACTCAAAATGATGAGTTCCTTGCTTTAAACTAACAAACTGTATTGTATAGTCTTTCAATGCTTTCACTTACTCTTTTAAAAAGAAAGTTGGCAAAGGTAATAAAATTATTAACACTACAAATAGTGTTGCAAACAATTTTAGTTTATTTAAAATCTCCAATCGTACTGATTTATTTCTAATAAACAATTAGTTAGCAAATCAATACTACCTTTTATATCATCTTTATCAGCCATTTCAATTACTTGATGAATGTGTCGAGTAGGTATAGAAATTGCACCTGCAATAGCCCCGCCTGGATTCATACGTTGAATTCCAGCAGTATCTGTGCCTCCTGCGGTTAGTATTTCTTTTTGATATTTTATTTTATGTTTTTTAGCTGTTTGTTCCATAAATTTTACCATACGGTAATCGCAGATGGTAGAGCTATCCATAATTTTTATAGCTGTTCCTTCGCCCAAAGAGGTAATTATCTCTTCTGGTTTTGCTCCAGGAACATCAAAAGCTATTGTAGTATCTAAACCGAAACCAAAATCAGGTTTAATTTCTAGAGCTGCAACATTTGCTCCTCTAATACCAACTTCTTCTTGAACAGTAAACACTCCGTAAATATCAAAAGGAACTTTTTTGGTTTTTAAATTTTTTAAGGCTTCAATTAATATGAAAACCGCCAAACGATTATCTAACGATTTACAATTAACACAATTCCCCATCTCTATTAAGCCTCTCTCACGAGTAATTGGGTCGCCTACGCTTACAATTTTTTCGACTTCTTTTTTGTTCATTCCTAAATCAATAAAAAAATCGGTTGTTTTAGGAAGTTTGGTTCTTTCTTCTGTACTCATTACGTGTATTGGTTTTGAACCCATTACACCAATCACATCTTTTTTTCCATGAATAATTACTCGTTGTGCAGTTAATGTTTTTGGGTCGAAGCCACCAAGTGTATGAAATCTAACAAAACCTTTATCGTCAATATGAGTAACCATAAAGCCTATTTCGTCCATGTGAGCACCAATCATAACACGTTTTTTGTCTTTACCTTTTTTAATGGCATAAACATTCCCCATATTATCTATGGTTACTTCATCTACCAATGGTTTAATTTCTCTTAATACAATTTCTCTTATTCGTTGTTCGTGACCTGGAGCTCCCGCAACTTCAGCAATTTCTTTTAATAAAGGAATGTTAATTGGCATAATATATATTTTTATTTTATTAATCTATGTAACTTAATTTCATCATGTTTGCTTGTCCTTTTTCAGCAATTGGAACGGAAGCAATATTAATTACAAGGTCTTTTGTATTTACAAAACCTTCTTTTTTAAGTATGTATTTGATATCAGCAATGGTATGGTCGGTGCTTACATATTTGTCGTAATAAAATGCTTTTACCCCCCAAACTAAACTGAGCATATTTAATATTGATTTATTACCAGTAAACACATAAATACCTGCTTTTGGTCTAAAACTAGAAATTTTAAACCCAGTATAGCCTGAGAAGGTCATGGTTACAATTGCTTTGGCTCCAACTCTTTGAGCCAATCGGCACGAGTTAAAACAAATGGAATCGGTAATATACCTATCGTGATTATCTTCTTCAGGTGGATATTCATAATTGTATAAACTATCATCTTGTTCAACATCAGAAATAATTTTTGCCATGCTTTCAATCACTTTAACAGGATGTTTACCTACGGATGTTTCAGCACTCAGCATTACAGCATCGGCACCATCTAAAACAGCATTGGCAACGTCATTAACTTCTGCTCTTGTTGGAGTGATGTTTTCAATCATACTTTCCATCATTTGAGTAGCAATAATAACTGGTTTTCCTGCTTTCATGCTCTTTTTAACTAGCATTTTTTGTGTTAATGGTACTTGATGAAAAGGGATTTCTACACCTAAGTCGCCTCTTGCTACCATTAAGGCATCAGTAACTTTTAGGATGTCGTCAATTTCTCGAATGGCTTCAGGTTTTTCAATTTTTGCTACTACCTTGGCAGTACTTTTCGCATCTGAAATAAGATATTTTAATTCGATAATATCTCGAGCAGTTCGTACAAATGAAAGACCTATCCAAGAGATGTTCATTTTCAAAGCAAAGTTTAAATCTTCAATATCTTTAGGTGTTAAACAAGGTAAAGAAATTTTGGTGTTAGGAAGATTCACCCCTTTATTAGAAGATAATTTGCCGCCATGAACAACCGTAGCAACAACTTCATCTTGTTTGTTGGTTGACTTAATTTTTAAGTTTAACTTGCCATCGTCAAGTAAAATGGTTTCTCCTGACGAAACATCTTTCGGAAAATTTTGGTAGCTGATATAAACTTTTTCGTTAGTTCCAATACACTTAGTCGAGGTGAAAATAATATCTTGTCCCACTTCTAGCATTATTCCGTTATTTTCAATTTCGCCAACTCTAATTTTTGGTCCTTGTAAATCTGCTAGGATAGCCACATTTCGACCTTTTTCTTCGCAAATTTCACGGATTATATTTATCGTTTTTTCATGATCGTCATAACTTCCGTGAGAAAAATTAACTCGGCATACATTTACACCAGCATCAATTATCTCTGAAATGACTTCTTTGGTTGATGTTGCTGGACCTAATGTTGCAACAATCTTGGTTTTTCTATAATTCATTTAAAAAATTAAATTTTGTTTAGATTTTAGTGAGTTTACATCAATTTGAAACGAGGTTAGTACCAATTCAATTTCACTAATTTTATTTATAATGTTTTCTATAATATCATCGTTTGATGCCCCTTTAAGCAATAAAAAAAAGTCGGTAGACTTATGTTCGGGGATTAAAAAACCTTTGTTACTTCTATTTGAAATCAAATAATAGTCTATAAAGTTTTCTTCATCAATATAATCATAAAGTGCGTAATTTGCTTTAGTATTTTTCGAATCAATATCTAAATCTTCTCCACGAACTAGATCAATTTCTAAAATTTTATTTAATTCGTAACACAATCTATAATCTTTAGCATGACAACTAATACCTATCAAGCTAAAATCATAATCTTCCTCAATATTTAATGTGAATTTAGACATTTCTTAGCAAAGATATAAAGTTATCCCTATTCTAAGAGTTAATTAGACGTTAAATGATAAAGAATATATTATTTTTGAATTGATTTTGGCCCCGTAGTTCAACGGATAGAATAGTAGTTTCCTAAACTGTAGATTCGGGTTCGATTCCCGACGGGGCTACTGAAAAAAGTTAGGAGCTAGTAAAACTATTTATAAACCAAGTATTGAGTAGCATATTTTCTATGAATTTGTTGTGAGAAGTTTAATATTTTGTACAACTTTGCACCTGATTTTCAATTCTAAAACAATTTAAAAACATAAAACAATGAAAAAAGTACAAATTAGTGTGTTAGCATTAGCGATGATTTTTGGGTCAGTAATGTTAACTTCATGTGGTTCTTCTGAAGAACATAAAGAAGAAGTTGCTGCGACTGAAGCTCCAGCTGAAGAGGCTGTAGCAGAAGCTGCTCCAGCAAAAGATGGTGCAGAATTTTTCCAAACAAGTGGTTGCGTTGCTTGTCACCAAATGGATGTAAAAACAGTAGGCCCTGCAATTAAAGATATTGCTGCTGCTTATGCTGATGAGGCAACTTTAACGGCGTTCTTAAAAGGTGAATCAAAAGCGATTGTTGATCCAGCTCAAGAGGCAGTTATGGCTCCACAAGTAGAGGTTACTAAAAAAATGAGTGCTGAAGATTTACAAGTTATCGTTTCTCATATTATGGCAAACAAATAATTACAGTATCATTTTAATAAAAAAGGAGCTCATTGAGCTCCTTTTTTGTTGTTATGAATTTTTAAATTACATCATTCCAGGCATTCCTCCGCCCATGCCACCCATGTTTGGCATAGAGCCTTCTTCAGTAGGTTCATCTACAATAACACATTCGGTAGTTAACAATAATGCAGCAATTGAAGCAGCATTTTCTAACGCAACTCTTGTTACTTTAGTTGGGTCAATAACTCCTGCAGCATACATGTTGGTGTATTCTTCAGTTCTAGCATTGTAACCAAAGTCATCTTTGCCTTCTCTAATTTTTTGAACAACAACAGCTCCTTCTCCGCCAGCATTAATGATTATTTGACGTAAAGGTTCTTCTAATGCTCTTTTTACGATTGCAATACCCGTGTTTTCGTCTTCGTTAATTCCTTTAAAACCATTTAAAGCGCTTTCTGCTCTAATTAAGGCAACACCACCACCAGGAACAATACCTTCTTCAACAGCAGCACGAGTAGCAGCTAATGCATCATCAACTCGGTCTTTTTTCTCTTTCATTTCCACTTCGGTAGCAGCACCAACATATAGTACAGCAACCCCACCAGCTAATTTAGCCAAACGCTCTTGAAGTTTTTCTTTATCATAATCAGAAGTAGTTGTTTCAATTTGTGCTTTAATTTGATTTACCCTTCCGTCGATTGCTTTTTTATCACCAGCACCGCCAACAATGGTAGTATTATCTTTGTCTATTGTTACTTTTTCTGCAGTACCTAACATTTCTAAAGTAGCATTTTCTAATTTAAAGCCTTGCTCTTCAGAAATAACTGTTCCCCCAGTTAAAATAGCGATGTCTTCTAACATGGCTTTTCTTCTATCACCAAAACCTGGAGCTTTAACAGCTGCTACTTTTAAACCACCTTTTAAACGGTTTACCACTAAAGCAGTTAAAGCAGTACCATCTACATCTTCAGCAATAATAACGATTCCTCTACCTGATTGTGCAGCAGGCTCAAGTATTGGCAATAATTCGTTTAAGTTCGATATTTTTTTATCGTGAATTAAGATATAAGGATTATCCATATCAGCAACCATTTTCTCAACATCTGTTACAAAATATGGAGATAAATAACCTCTATCAAACTGCATACCTTCAACCACGTCAACTGTAGTTTCAGTTCCTTTCGCTTCTTCAACAGTAATTACACCTTCGGTTTTCACTTTTTCCATTGCTAAAGCAATTAAGTTACCGATGGTTTCGTCATTATTTGCAGAAATTGTAGCTACCTGGCGAATTTTTTCGTTGTCAGTCCCTACTTCTTTCGATATTTTTTTAAGTTCAGCAACAACAGCTACTACTGCTTTGTCGATTCCTCTTTTTAAGTCCATTGGATTTGCTCCAGCAGCTACGTTTTTAAGTCCGGCAGTTACAATAGCCTGAGCTAAAATGGTTGCAGTAGTTGTTCCATCACCTGCATCATCAGCGGTTTTGCTAGCTACTTCTTTTACCATTTGAGCACCCATGTTTTCAATAGGGTCTTTCAATTCAATTTCTTTGGCAACAGTAACACCATCTTTGGTTACGTGTGGCGCACCAAATTTTTTGCCAATAATTACATTTCTACCTTTTGGTCCTAAGGTTACTTTTACTGCATTTGCTAATTTATCAACACCTATTTTAAGGCTATCTCTCGCATCTATGCTAAATTTAATTTCTTTTGACATTTTTTTAACGAATTAATTTGGTTAAACAATTGCGAAAATATCCGCTTCTCTCATGATTAAATAATCTTTGCCTTCAACAGTTATTTCAGTTCCAGCATACTTGCCATAAAGTACAGCATCGCCAACTTTTACTGTCATTGGCTCATCAGGTTTACCTTTTCCAACAGCCAAAACTTTTCCACGTTGTGGTTTTTCTTTTGCGGTGTCAGGAATAATAAGTCCTCCTGCGGTTCTTTCTTCAGCTGCAGCAGGCTCTACAATAACTCTGTCAGCTAATGGTTTAATGTTAATAGACATTGTTTTTTAATTTTTTGGTTAAACAAATTTTTACGGAAGCACATTAGTCAGATTTTGTGCCAATGCACAGAATTAATTTTTTTAAGACATTTTTGCAGACAAGTATGACAAGAATGACATGTTTTACACTAAATCAAACCCAATATCTTTTCGGTAGTACTTTTTAGTGTAGTTGATTTTTTCTGCATTAGCGAACGATTTACACAAGGCATCTTTAATGTCAGTTCCGAACGAAGTTATTGCTAACACTCTACCACCAGCAGTAACAATGTTTTTGCCATCTTGTTTAGTTCCTGCATGGAAAGCTATACTGTTTTCAATGTTGTCGAAACCTGTCATTACATGTCCTTTTTCATAATCTTCTGGATACCCACCTGAAACCAACATAACCGTAGTTGCAGTTCTAGTATCAACTTCAAACGATTTTTCGTGAAGTGTTTGATTGCCAACACCAATAAACAAATCCAATAAATCAGACTTTATTCGAGGTATAACTACTTCTGTTTCTGGGTCGCCCATGCGTACATTGTATTCTACCACGCTTGGATTTCCGTTATCGTTCATTAACCCAATAAAAATAAAACCTCTATAATCGATTCCATCTTTTTTCAAGCCATTTATGGTTGGAATAACCACTTGTTCTTCTACCTTTTTAATAAAATCGTTGGTAGCAAACGGAACAGGAGATATAGCTCCCATACCACCAGTATTCAGTCCTTTGTCGCCTTCGCCAATTCGTTTGTAATCTTTTGCAGAAGGTAAAATTTTATAACTGTTACCGTCGGTTAAAACAAAAACCGAAAGCTCAATACCTTTTAAAAACTCTTCGATAACAACAGTAGCCGATGCAGCGCCAAATTTTGCTTCGGCAATCATGTTGGTTAGTTCTTTTTTTGCTTCTTCTAAATTGTTTAAAATCAACACTCCTTTACCCGCAGCCAAACCATCGGCTTTTAATACGTATGGAGATTGTAAAGTTTCTAAAAAGGCAAAACCATCGGTTAAATTAGCTTTGTTAAAACTTTGGTATTTAGCCGTTGGAACACCATGTTTTATCATGAATTTTTTTGAAAATTCCTTGCTTCCTTCCAACAAAGCACCATCTTTTTTAGGCCCTATAACAGGAATATTTTTCAATTCATTGTCTGCTAAAAAGAAATCGTGAATTCCATTCACCAAAGGGTCTTCTGGTCCAACAACAACCATGTTAATGTTATTGGATAAAACAAAAGATTTTATACTTTCAAAATCGTTAACTCCAATATTTACATTAGTACCAACTAGTGCTGTACCTGCATTACCTGGAGCAATAAATAAGTTTTGTAGTTTGTTGCTTTGTGCCAATTTCCATGCAAAGGCATGTTCTCTTCCTCCTGACCCAATGATTAAAACATTCATGTTGTTTTTCTTGCAAAAGTATAAAATCCTAAACGAGTTTGATAATGATTTTTATTTTCTTTCGGTAAAGATTTGTTGCTTTCTGCACAAACCATGGAAATGGACGAGCAAGAATCTTACTTGCACTATGTATTAAAAAATTGGATGCAAGATGAACCCCAAATTGACGATATTTTAATGGTGGGGATTAAATTGTAACAAAAACGGTCCGTTTTTCTGCCCGCTTTAATTAGTTGATTATATTTGGGTAAACTTATAATGCGAATAAATGCATTGTATAGCAATCAAGATAAAAAATATGAGAAATATAATTATAACGATTACATTATTCATCATAACTACGATGGCTTATGGACAATCATTTCTTGACTCGTCCAATTATTATGTGCAAATGGCAAATGGGTTACCAAAGGAAAACCATAAACAGAAAATCGAATATTTAGATAAGGCAATTGGATTTTGCAAACAAAGTAATATGAAGACTATTCTTTTCATGGTTGTTCCAAATAGGATTAATGAATATATAGCAATTAATGAATTTGATCTAGCTGAAAAGGACTAT containing:
- a CDS encoding DUF177 domain-containing protein, encoding MKALKDYTIQFVSLKQGTHHFEFSVDNKFFEQLDCDDFIDSNFKVELEFIKQSTMMLLNFSFKGEIIVPCDRCLEDLKMPIKGEDKLIVKFGDTSHNEVDDILILAESEHEINVAHYIYEFIELNIPFRRVHKEADCNAETIKRLNELEVNKTEEIDPRWSALKNINNN
- a CDS encoding M42 family metallopeptidase, which gives rise to MPINIPLLKEIAEVAGAPGHEQRIREIVLREIKPLVDEVTIDNMGNVYAIKKGKDKKRVMIGAHMDEIGFMVTHIDDKGFVRFHTLGGFDPKTLTAQRVIIHGKKDVIGVMGSKPIHVMSTEERTKLPKTTDFFIDLGMNKKEVEKIVSVGDPITRERGLIEMGNCVNCKSLDNRLAVFILIEALKNLKTKKVPFDIYGVFTVQEEVGIRGANVAALEIKPDFGFGLDTTIAFDVPGAKPEEIITSLGEGTAIKIMDSSTICDYRMVKFMEQTAKKHKIKYQKEILTAGGTDTAGIQRMNPGGAIAGAISIPTRHIHQVIEMADKDDIKGSIDLLTNCLLEINQYDWRF
- the pyk gene encoding pyruvate kinase, whose amino-acid sequence is MNYRKTKIVATLGPATSTKEVISEIIDAGVNVCRVNFSHGSYDDHEKTINIIREICEEKGRNVAILADLQGPKIRVGEIENNGIMLEVGQDIIFTSTKCIGTNEKVYISYQNFPKDVSSGETILLDDGKLNLKIKSTNKQDEVVATVVHGGKLSSNKGVNLPNTKISLPCLTPKDIEDLNFALKMNISWIGLSFVRTARDIIELKYLISDAKSTAKVVAKIEKPEAIREIDDILKVTDALMVARGDLGVEIPFHQVPLTQKMLVKKSMKAGKPVIIATQMMESMIENITPTRAEVNDVANAVLDGADAVMLSAETSVGKHPVKVIESMAKIISDVEQDDSLYNYEYPPEEDNHDRYITDSICFNSCRLAQRVGAKAIVTMTFSGYTGFKISSFRPKAGIYVFTGNKSILNMLSLVWGVKAFYYDKYVSTDHTIADIKYILKKEGFVNTKDLVINIASVPIAEKGQANMMKLSYID
- a CDS encoding IPExxxVDY family protein, with protein sequence MSKFTLNIEEDYDFSLIGISCHAKDYRLCYELNKILEIDLVRGEDLDIDSKNTKANYALYDYIDEENFIDYYLISNRSNKGFLIPEHKSTDFFLLLKGASNDDIIENIINKISEIELVLTSFQIDVNSLKSKQNLIF
- a CDS encoding c-type cytochrome, with the translated sequence MLTSCGSSEEHKEEVAATEAPAEEAVAEAAPAKDGAEFFQTSGCVACHQMDVKTVGPAIKDIAAAYADEATLTAFLKGESKAIVDPAQEAVMAPQVEVTKKMSAEDLQVIVSHIMANK
- the groL gene encoding chaperonin GroEL (60 kDa chaperone family; promotes refolding of misfolded polypeptides especially under stressful conditions; forms two stacked rings of heptamers to form a barrel-shaped 14mer; ends can be capped by GroES; misfolded proteins enter the barrel where they are refolded when GroES binds), producing MSKEIKFSIDARDSLKIGVDKLANAVKVTLGPKGRNVIIGKKFGAPHVTKDGVTVAKEIELKDPIENMGAQMVKEVASKTADDAGDGTTTATILAQAIVTAGLKNVAAGANPMDLKRGIDKAVVAVVAELKKISKEVGTDNEKIRQVATISANNDETIGNLIALAMEKVKTEGVITVEEAKGTETTVDVVEGMQFDRGYLSPYFVTDVEKMVADMDNPYILIHDKKISNLNELLPILEPAAQSGRGIVIIAEDVDGTALTALVVNRLKGGLKVAAVKAPGFGDRRKAMLEDIAILTGGTVISEEQGFKLENATLEMLGTAEKVTIDKDNTTIVGGAGDKKAIDGRVNQIKAQIETTTSDYDKEKLQERLAKLAGGVAVLYVGAATEVEMKEKKDRVDDALAATRAAVEEGIVPGGGVALIRAESALNGFKGINEDENTGIAIVKRALEEPLRQIIINAGGEGAVVVQKIREGKDDFGYNARTEEYTNMYAAGVIDPTKVTRVALENAASIAALLLTTECVIVDEPTEEGSMPNMGGMGGGMPGMM
- a CDS encoding co-chaperone GroES produces the protein MSINIKPLADRVIVEPAAAEERTAGGLIIPDTAKEKPQRGKVLAVGKGKPDEPMTVKVGDAVLYGKYAGTEITVEGKDYLIMREADIFAIV
- the purD gene encoding phosphoribosylamine--glycine ligase; the encoded protein is MNVLIIGSGGREHAFAWKLAQSNKLQNLFIAPGNAGTALVGTNVNIGVNDFESIKSFVLSNNINMVVVGPEDPLVNGIHDFFLADNELKNIPVIGPKKDGALLEGSKEFSKKFMIKHGVPTAKYQSFNKANLTDGFAFLETLQSPYVLKADGLAAGKGVLILNNLEEAKKELTNMIAEAKFGAASATVVIEEFLKGIELSVFVLTDGNSYKILPSAKDYKRIGEGDKGLNTGGMGAISPVPFATNDFIKKVEEQVVIPTINGLKKDGIDYRGFIFIGLMNDNGNPSVVEYNVRMGDPETEVVIPRIKSDLLDLFIGVGNQTLHEKSFEVDTRTATTVMLVSGGYPEDYEKGHVMTGFDNIENSIAFHAGTKQDGKNIVTAGGRVLAITSFGTDIKDALCKSFANAEKINYTKKYYRKDIGFDLV